Proteins co-encoded in one Papaver somniferum cultivar HN1 chromosome 5, ASM357369v1, whole genome shotgun sequence genomic window:
- the LOC113280546 gene encoding nonsense-mediated mRNA decay protein 2-like: MKRNTEDDEAENRQRRRDRIWRRVQAAEERRQFLDGVPYDSDADVSEEETAWVFTERKIKPDRYERESRRTMNQIEAEAEAEEDSDSDDDPEDRPDFIPDTDSDEEEDSDDKFDDSDDEKDSDDESDNSDESDE; this comes from the coding sequence ATGAAGAGGAatactgaagatgatgaagccgaGAATCGTCAGCGCAGAAGGGATCGAATCTGGCGCCGAGTACAAGCGGCTGAGGAGAGACGCCAATTCCTTGATGGGGTACCCTATGACTCTGATGCTGATGTTTCTGAGGAGGAGACTGCGTGGGTATTTACAGAGCGCAAGATCAAGCCTGACCGATACGAAAGAGAGTCTAGGAGGACCATGAATCAAATTGAAGCCGAAGCCGAAGCAGAAGAAGACTCAGACTCAGATGATGATCCTGAGGATCGTCCAGACTTCATCCCTGACACTGATTCCGACGAAGAGGAAGATAGTGATGACAAATTTGACGACTCGGATgacgagaaggacagtgatgacGAATCTGACAATTCAGATGAGTCTGACGAGTAG